Proteins found in one Bactrocera oleae isolate idBacOlea1 chromosome X, idBacOlea1, whole genome shotgun sequence genomic segment:
- the LOC118683621 gene encoding uncharacterized protein: MTREKKINNVQVVTVDSGDSDWYEYDAQEGPVVARRPLFTSFGVVCSRKPEILGELSVNKCPEVNKPEKSNDVIEDDEEKDPTFHCKPVDNKLKVDKVNKFLTEIGEPSIKIKRVSSNKECQNILTNVVSKFTDNINNVNKEIDPKELLLNNFKSAFNGKTSRADKIQVLTDWSIKMIRKEFKVSKRMQSDRGELKRLSRQPNDRKQRARDRIVIGVLDEGDPEERIPRAQWKWVQAALTNVALEVLLSNPGPPPSCTDAGWYQGQIKMIACDDERSVALYKAAIAKVGEVYPGAKLIAVDKKDIPSRPRARVWIPATPSQPDQIMQLIRACNPSLNTEGWKFVKAFDDSVAESGVETKRATMQILLLLTKESIEPLAKSGGEINYGFTKVRITPYKSDADAADHLASESETCEVEEDPVESSSDLESIEQGECSSESELAARLVNLYTERVLLSDSQKYAETTLVNASPTN; the protein is encoded by the exons ATGACgcgggaaaagaaaataaataatgtgcag GTTGTGACGGTTGATAGTGGAGATAGCGATTGGTACGAGTACGATGCGCAAGAGGGGCCggtggtcgctcgtcgtcccctttttacctccttcggtgtggtgtgta GCCGAAAACCTGAAATTCTTGGTGAATTATCGGTGAATAAATGTCCTGAAGTCAACAAGCCTGAGAAGTCAAATGATGTTATCGAAGATGACGAAGAAAAAGATCCTACTTTTCATTGCAAACCGGTagataacaaattaaaagttgataaggttaataaatttttaacggaAATTGGTGAAccttcaatcaaaatcaagagagTCTCAAGTAATAAAGAGTGtcaaaacattttaacaaatgttgtgagtaaatttacggataatattaacaatgtaaataaagaaattgatcCAAAAGAGCTTTTACTTAATAACTTTAAATCTGCTTTCAATGGTAAAACTAGTAGAGCTGATAAAATTCAGGTTTTAACAGATTGGTCGATTAAAATGATAAGGAAAGAGTTTAAAGTTTCCAAACGAATG CAAAGCGACAGAGGtgagctgaagaggctaagccgtcagccaaaCGACCGAAAAcaaag ggcccgggaccgaattgtcattggcgttctggatgaggGGGACCCCGAAGaaagaatccccagagcccaatggaaatgggtgcaggctgcgctgacaaatgtggcgctggaagtgctacttagcaatccaggtccgccaccgtcatgcacagatgccggctggtaccagggccagattaaaatgattgcatgcgatgacgagagatcggtcgcactatacaaagctgctatagccaaggtaggGGAGGTGTACCCGGGCGCAAAACTAATAGCAGTGGACAAAAAAGATataccatccagaccaagggcaagggtatggatcccggctacaccatcacagccggatcagataatgcagctcattagagcctgcaacccgagtcTGAACACGGAGGGGTGGAAGTTCGTCAAGGCGTTTGACGATagcgtagcagaatctggcgtggagaccaaaagggccacgatgcagattctgctattactaacaaaagaatccatcgaaccgctggcgaaaagtggcggggagataaacTACGGATTCACGAAAGTGAGGATTACACCgtacaagtcggacgccgatgctgcagaccatctagcATCGGAAAGCGAGAcatgcgaagtagaggaagatccgGTGGAGTCCTCAAGCGATCTAGAGAGCatagagcaaggtgagtgttcttccgAGTCTGAACTTGCTGCCAGACTCGTaaacttgtatactgagagagTGCTGTTAAGCGACTCTCAGAAATACGCAGAAACAACACTAGTTAATGCGTCTCctacaaattaa